From Caretta caretta isolate rCarCar2 chromosome 3, rCarCar1.hap1, whole genome shotgun sequence, a single genomic window includes:
- the FKBP1B gene encoding peptidyl-prolyl cis-trans isomerase FKBP1B isoform X2, translating into MLQNGKKFDSSRDRNKPFRFKIGRQEVIKGFEEGAAQMSLGQRAKLTCTPDMAYGATGHPGVIPPNATLIFDVELLRLE; encoded by the exons ATGCTACAGAATGGAAAGAAGTTTGATTCCTCCAGAGACCGAAACAAGCCTTTCAGGTTCAAGATCGGCAGACAAGAAGTCATTAAAGGATTTGAGGAAGGAGCTGCACAG ATGAGCTTAGGACAAAGAGCAAAGCTGACCTGTACGCCCGACATGGCGTACGGAGCCACAGGCCATCCTGGAGTCATCCCTCCCAATGCTACCCTCATCTTTGACGTGGAGCTGCTCAGGTTAGAGTAA